The DNA sequence GGGATTGTTGTGTACTTGTTTCTTGCTGCGTACCCGGAGGACGTTGGATTTGCGACGATTCACAGCGTTGGATCGGATGTTATGCCGGAATCTTTGGTTCCTGTAGACGATGAAGAGGCTCCTGAGGGGAAATGTGCTCAGAGGCAGGGTTCCATGTGTAGGAGGAGCATTGGGCTTGCTGAGGCTTGTATGATACCCGGTGTCATTCCATTTGCGCTCTGTCTTTTCTTTGCCAAGCTTGTCGCCTATACTTTCTTATATTGGTTGCCATTTTACTTGACTCAAACAGGTGATTATACTTGCATTTTATTATCTTTTCATTCATATATACATTTGTTTGTTTCCTCCATTTCCCTTGAAAGCTCACACACCCCTTAATTAAGGGTTCTATGTATGTTGTGGCTTATGTATGACATATTTAAATCTATCTTCCATAAACCTACGAGAGTCAGGCTTAGGGATTAGgaagaatataatatatatatacacatctaCACACTAAGAGCTTTCCCCAACATTTCAAGTTGCAATTTTGGTCATGGGTTAGTATCGAGCAGGATGTGAATATCTTGCCTAAGTATGATTAGGAAGAACTAATTCATTAGATGTGTTGAACTAGTTGCTACCCTCTTATTGAACTTGTAGTGGTCCTGGAATTCCTCAACAAAGATCAGAATATAACAGTTGGATTGCATAGTTGACCCCTAAGTAAAacatgttttttttgtttttcttataaGCTGCCCAAATTTTCATCATTTTATCTTGCAGAAATTGGAGGGGAGTACCTCTCGGTAAAAGCTGCCGGGAACATTTCCACCATGTTCGATTTAGGAGGCATTTTTGGGGGTATTCTTGCTGGTTACCTGTCGGATAAACTCGATGCCCGTGCTATTACTGCAGCGAGCTTTATGTATGCAGCAATTCCTTCGATGCTTTTGTACCGATGTTATGGAAGTGTTTCGATGACAATCAACATTGCCCTTATGGCGTTAACTGGTTTACTTGTAAATGGTCCTTATGCACTTATCACCACTGCTGTCTCTGCGGACCTGGGGACACATAGTTCTCTTAGAGGAGATTCTCGAGCTCTTGCTACTGTCACTGCTATAATAGATGGTACGGGATCGGTTGGTGCAGCGCTTGGTCCCCTTCTTACTGGCTTCATTTCAACAAGGGGATGGAATGAAGTTTTCCTTATGCTAACCATTGGTGCTTTTATTGCTGGAATTCTTCTTACACGTTTGGTCATAGCTGAAATTGCAGAGAAGTCTGGCCAAAATTTATACAGGGAACAGCAAAATTCTGGAGGTAATAttagtttaaatattttaaatatcacCTTTTGGTTATCTCAAATGTGCATTCGGTGGAAGCATTTCCCAAGTACTATGTCTTACCTTATCACATACATCGCATCCCTAGTCCTTAGTTATTTTTACATAATTCTCAGTGTATGAATGTCTGGAAACTTTGGTACATTTTTTTTGGGGTATGTTAAAATGTTTAAATGTATTAAAACAAATGTAGTTAGAAAGTCATATTACCATGGGTTTATATTTTAAGAGTGTTGACATATTCTTAACAATCATCATAATTTAAAATTCCACTCACAGTGACAAGCATTggtatatactatatatacaaCAAAACATGGGAAGTGAAATTTAAAATTGGGAGGATATTTAGGTAAATGTTGGACAGCAGGAGTTAAATCCTGTATGCATGTATCATTGCTTCTGTTTTTGTTCCTTCATCTCCTCTTACCAAAATATTAAAGGAGTTGCAACCTCTTGTTTGTTGCTATTGATGATTAAGCCAAATTCTGCTTGAATTTTGAACTTAGAATGTATCCACCTGAACCCTGCGGTTCTTCTTTTGCAGCTCAACCGCTTCTACAGGAGCAAAGGTGACGGTAACAGTGACACTGTTGAGTGCCTCATGAATATTCAAATATACTTCTCCAACACTTGAGGCTGTATCTGTAATATGAGAGAAAGTTGCAAGGTTTTTGTTTTCGATAGATTTTAGTAGCCATTTTATATCTGTGTTTCTCTTATGATGTATATTCCCTAGTGATAAGCTAAGTTAACCAGCAAGTAGAAGACCAAATCCATGATTCTGCAGCTCTTCATTTTGTTCTATGGAGGGATTCCACAAGGAATCATGGCTCACACTATTCAAGAATGAAACTTGATTCCCATTCATCTTAAATTGACTTTCCTATGGGAATACTTGATTATATTATGTTTCTAAAGTTTCATATTATGAATATGGTTATGAATATTCTTTATAATAATTTTGGTAGTTTTCTCTCGTTTGGCTAGAGTATGGGATAACATTAACTTCAACTTTAAGATAATAATATCGGGAGTAAACTGGTAAGTTGGCACACCAAAAATTTTGGCTCTAACGGAAATTAACGAAAATAAACCTAACATGAATGacaaattagttcttaaaaaaaatttaaaaaattgacaaaaaCAATCCGACATTAATTACTATAAAAGAATGTTGAGATGACAATCAGAAAAGATTAGGGGTGAGAAGCGGGCTAATCCGTCCCACTTTGTTCAgccaatttgtttttttttttgggaaaaaattattaaatattaaaaatatatataattttacaaataatttttaaagacaaaaagtttataatttttaaatttatagacactaaaatatttataattttaaatatctaataaatatgattatcaactaaattttttgaaataaaataataaaaaaatattattcaaaatatataattaaatattatttaagtcactAACTAATCAAATATAGttcaaattataacttaaaataaaatgaataaacattccaaaaaaaaacgtaaaaaaaatattgaagtcAAAAGTTTGCCAACAAGTCCGCCCCCTTCCCTCCAAAATCAGTGAATTAGGCAGGTTTTTTTGGCGCGGTTTTTTTGGCGCGTTATGCTAGTTAATGGGGCAAATTTTGACCCATTTAACACTCTTACAAAAAATGACATggcaaatttaaattattttaaaattattaaaatcctttttttttaaattagtgatgtaattacattttttttagtttctaacTTGTCAATTCTTTATgaaatttttagttagttacttttttttttatcctcAAAAGATCATCAAAAAACGATACGATAAACTGTACAGAAAGTTTGGGGATGTCCCTCTTCCGATAAAGAAGTTTTGGTTTAAGGAGTGGAAGGTAAAAACTAACATATatatcatgcaaatcatataaaTTATTTCAAGAACAAAATAAGTTATTTTCTTGTCTTATCTTATATGTGCAAAGCCACTTTTCTTATTGATGATAATGATGAGGAGTCTTTTTGGAGGGCTTTCAAATATAGGACTAGTAAGCGATTTAGCCAAATGATGTCGGATATCCATGAGGCTATGGATACAACCCACGAATGGTTAATCCCAATTTACAAAATGGTGCTAGAAATGTACTgaaaagcagatgaaaaatgaaaaattataagaaaaaaaaagtaagggAGAATTGAGTTCACTCTTAAGTGGTTTTGTCCATTGCGGAGAGAATAGTAATATAATTTAAGTTGTTTTAGATCTTATTTAATAGACATATATTTATGTAAAACTTTTTTTAGTTTGTGTTTTATACTAAACAAAAGAAGCATTTGGGTTGTACACCAACCTACAAGAAAGTTTTTAAGAAAATTCACACACTTAAAAATGACATATCCAAATGGGTGGACAAGCGCTCTCAAGACACTCATGTGAAATAGAtacagtataaatattaaattattaattaattaaaatgttaTATAAATGTAGCCCACGAATTTGTTTGTTTATGCATGTGCTTTATGATTTCCTTATAAACTTAGTCTCTAATTCATGAAATTTTAggaattgttattatttttaggttAGATTGGCACTTTTAGAGTTGCTGGCCTTGAGTGTATAAATGTGACATTGTTAAACAATTAACCGGTGCTAATGAGTAATGAAATTTTAGGGATTGAGGATTGTTCCGTGAGATTGTGGATTTAGGGAAGTGTTGTTAATGTGCACTTTGGAATTCACTGTGTTGATCAGTTTCGAGCTTCAAACATGAAGGGGTTGCATTCTTATGTGTATGTTTTATTTCTTGGTTAGTTTCAAGCTTCAAACATGAAGGAGTTGCATTCTTATGTGCATGTTTTATTTGTTGAATGTATCTGCATGACCCATAATTGTTAACATCAATTCTCGTTTCTTTAATTGTCATTTATAGTTTGCAAGTTTGTATCTTTTGTCGTGTTTATTCTTAAATTTCTGTTAGATTATGTAATGGCATTGCAATAAGCATTAGAATTAAGTTTTATCTTCCCCCGTCAATGCTTGATAAACACTTCTTccatttttggaattttcactaatctctatgctctgaaGACTTCCAATACACTTAAAAAATTTACTTGTGTTTTTGACCTCCCTCAAGACATAATCAGGTGGCTGTCCTGTGCAATATATTCACAAAATCTAAAACCTTATTCAAAGCAGGGAAACAAAGGAAGCTAACTGATTTAAAtactagaataaaataaaattgtttagGT is a window from the Arachis hypogaea cultivar Tifrunner chromosome 1, arahy.Tifrunner.gnm2.J5K5, whole genome shotgun sequence genome containing:
- the LOC112802230 gene encoding putative glycerol-3-phosphate transporter 4: MSLPSEAMRGTPPGILLIRALRGKDWNLRTYRYMVLLITFMAYACYHATRKPTGIVKSVLCPDAHKHATEAQGWSPFNGPEGPSRLGEIDVAFLACYSLGMYVAGHLGDTLDLRLFLTTGMMGSGIFVALFGMGFFWDVHEFWFYLSMQMVAGLFQATGWPSVVAVIGNWFGKRKRGLIMGIWNAHTSVGNISGSLLAASVLDHGWGWSFMVPGALIVFGGIVVYLFLAAYPEDVGFATIHSVGSDVMPESLVPVDDEEAPEGKCAQRQGSMCRRSIGLAEACMIPGVIPFALCLFFAKLVAYTFLYWLPFYLTQTEIGGEYLSVKAAGNISTMFDLGGIFGGILAGYLSDKLDARAITAASFMYAAIPSMLLYRCYGSVSMTINIALMALTGLLVNGPYALITTAVSADLGTHSSLRGDSRALATVTAIIDGTGSVGAALGPLLTGFISTRGWNEVFLMLTIGAFIAGILLTRLVIAEIAEKSGQNLYREQQNSGAQPLLQEQR